One window of Psychrobacillus sp. FSL H8-0483 genomic DNA carries:
- a CDS encoding methylthioribose kinase, with product MIQRFIELGEGYGDIFELCELARVNKNRIHHAFIFTSKNGEKEYCSIAIALKPVNSANFFPIYICREGIANTQPETKRLTSFKDTLNELQIKPIQIDLKHSSTFVDTQLYYQYIIGILRLNHLVPPLQ from the coding sequence TTGATACAACGTTTTATAGAACTAGGTGAAGGCTACGGAGATATATTTGAACTTTGTGAACTCGCTCGAGTAAATAAAAATCGAATACACCATGCATTTATTTTCACTTCTAAAAACGGCGAAAAAGAATATTGTTCTATTGCAATTGCACTTAAGCCGGTTAATAGTGCTAACTTTTTCCCGATTTATATATGTCGAGAAGGAATAGCTAATACTCAACCGGAAACAAAAAGACTTACGTCATTTAAAGATACTTTAAATGAGTTACAAATTAAACCAATCCAAATTGACCTTAAACACTCTTCCACTTTTGTGGATACTCAATTATATTATCAGTATATAATTGGCATATTACGTTTAAATCATTTAGTACCACCGCTGCAATAG
- a CDS encoding CAP-associated domain-containing protein: protein MKNLFRILIAVAIVLVILIYFDNPVQENEIITGPNNSGQLIPQKTPDVVEVNNIFSKPKKGISTLIGKPSHELTSLFGKPNRIEPSAYGYDWWVYNDSFSSYKLFGVTGDIVTQAFLIGSDVDATPYKIGQSLEEIYRFTIVQSEITMSIDENTYTFSLNEQDINNRILVQFDDLFAMLYIDEKDQQLEAVRFTDAKTLLLHKPYDILYEGTIIETNAPSSSLQAEIDKANERQIVEITNVFRFRHGLKVLESDNTLQKIAISHSEEMAKNNIVTNETFEVSKFSDMLKESSIVFDRAGGNTAAFYFDAGEAVNGWLNSKDHRETLLGKWYTHTGVGVYGNYYTQNFIDRPMIKEIQE from the coding sequence ATGAAAAATCTATTTCGTATTTTAATTGCTGTTGCTATTGTACTAGTCATATTGATATATTTTGATAACCCGGTTCAAGAGAATGAAATCATCACAGGGCCTAATAACTCTGGACAACTAATACCACAGAAAACACCGGATGTAGTAGAAGTCAATAATATTTTTTCGAAGCCTAAAAAAGGTATTTCTACTTTAATAGGCAAACCATCTCACGAATTAACTAGCTTGTTTGGTAAGCCAAATCGAATTGAACCATCCGCATATGGGTACGATTGGTGGGTATATAATGATTCCTTTTCTTCATATAAGCTTTTTGGAGTAACAGGGGACATTGTAACACAAGCATTTTTGATCGGTAGTGATGTGGACGCTACTCCTTATAAGATTGGACAGTCGTTGGAAGAAATTTATCGTTTTACTATTGTGCAATCAGAAATAACAATGTCTATTGACGAAAACACATATACTTTTTCGTTAAATGAACAAGATATTAACAACCGTATTTTAGTTCAATTCGATGACTTATTCGCGATGCTATATATTGATGAGAAAGATCAGCAGTTAGAGGCAGTTCGATTTACGGATGCTAAAACACTTCTCTTACATAAACCATATGACATTTTATATGAGGGAACAATTATTGAAACAAATGCACCTTCATCTTCATTGCAAGCTGAAATTGATAAAGCGAATGAAAGACAAATCGTAGAAATCACAAATGTATTTCGTTTTCGCCATGGTTTAAAAGTGTTAGAGTCTGATAATACGTTACAAAAAATAGCTATTTCCCATAGTGAAGAAATGGCGAAAAATAATATCGTTACAAATGAGACATTCGAAGTTTCCAAATTTAGTGATATGTTAAAAGAATCGTCAATTGTTTTCGACCGTGCTGGAGGTAATACCGCGGCTTTTTATTTTGATGCGGGAGAGGCAGTAAATGGTTGGTTAAATTCTAAAGATCATCGTGAGACTTTGTTAGGGAAATGGTATACCCATACAGGAGTAGGGGTATACGGTAATTACTACACACAAAATTTCATTGACCGACCTATGATAAAAGAAATTCAGGAATAA
- a CDS encoding PaaI family thioesterase encodes MNELKTLLTQVTENASEVEMSLLKEFLKGIQNKQQNAAPTYLNAIFHMDTQYEQDICVVTVPVTPLIHNSFHMPHGGVIATLTDNAMGFLVNKDLQPEGKGAVTTNMTIHYVKAATEKTLIATASYLHKGRQTLVLECTVTQPDGKKIAYATGSFFVIEPPSSSK; translated from the coding sequence ATGAATGAATTAAAAACACTGCTTACTCAAGTAACTGAAAATGCATCAGAGGTTGAAATGAGCTTACTAAAAGAATTCCTGAAAGGTATTCAAAATAAACAACAAAATGCTGCTCCCACCTATTTAAATGCCATTTTTCATATGGATACACAATATGAACAAGATATTTGTGTTGTAACGGTACCTGTAACCCCACTTATCCACAATAGCTTTCATATGCCTCACGGTGGAGTCATTGCAACGCTAACAGATAACGCAATGGGATTCCTTGTAAACAAAGATCTTCAACCGGAAGGAAAAGGTGCTGTTACAACAAATATGACGATTCATTACGTTAAGGCTGCTACAGAAAAAACGTTGATTGCGACAGCTTCATATTTACATAAAGGACGTCAAACATTAGTTTTAGAATGTACTGTAACCCAGCCGGATGGAAAGAAAATTGCTTATGCCACAGGATCATTTTTTGTCATTGAACCACCTAGCTCTTCAAAATAA
- the coaD gene encoding pantetheine-phosphate adenylyltransferase — translation MSKIAVVPGSFDPITNGHLDIIMRGASIFDEVFVVVLNNSSKNPLFSVEERMKLIKDVTSHLPNVKVDTFSGLLMDYAKNVGASAIIRGLRAVSDFEYEMQITSMNRVLNDEIETFFIMTKNQYSFLSSSIVKEVAKYGGKIEELVPPQVEAALKLKYNND, via the coding sequence TTGAGTAAAATAGCAGTCGTACCAGGAAGTTTTGATCCAATTACAAACGGACACTTAGATATTATTATGCGAGGAGCATCTATTTTTGATGAAGTTTTTGTAGTTGTATTAAATAACTCATCTAAAAATCCCCTTTTTTCAGTAGAGGAAAGAATGAAACTTATTAAAGATGTTACTTCTCACCTTCCTAATGTAAAGGTCGACACTTTTTCTGGACTATTAATGGACTATGCTAAGAACGTAGGTGCCAGTGCTATTATCCGTGGATTGCGAGCGGTATCCGATTTTGAATACGAGATGCAAATTACTTCCATGAACCGAGTATTAAATGACGAAATTGAGACATTTTTCATTATGACAAAAAATCAATATTCCTTTTTAAGCTCTAGCATTGTCAAAGAAGTTGCTAAATATGGTGGGAAAATAGAAGAGCTCGTACCACCTCAAGTGGAAGCAGCTCTTAAGTTAAAGTACAATAACGATTAA
- a CDS encoding aspartate kinase produces the protein MIVQKYGGIAMQDRPSRQLVIARIQKAISVHQKVLIVVSAMGRRGQYYATDTLLDLIPNSTNGVETDLLSACGELISASVLCAELKSKGILATILYGKSAGIITNEAYGNAQIEKVNTSSFITAFQNFNCIVVPGFQGVSEKTQTFTTLGRGGSDLTAVVYGHYLNAKVVEFYKNVPGVMTSDPFTNENVELIPFMTYEELQNKINEPVEIIQKRAAKFAALHKVPLHIRSLYEDREGTIVFH, from the coding sequence ATGATTGTGCAAAAGTATGGCGGAATCGCAATGCAGGATCGACCAAGTAGACAATTAGTTATTGCAAGAATTCAAAAAGCAATTAGTGTTCATCAAAAAGTATTAATTGTTGTTTCAGCCATGGGAAGAAGAGGGCAATACTACGCAACAGACACCTTATTAGATCTTATTCCAAATTCGACCAATGGCGTTGAAACAGACTTACTATCTGCATGTGGTGAACTTATTTCTGCATCTGTTTTATGTGCAGAACTAAAGAGTAAAGGAATTTTGGCAACCATTTTATATGGAAAAAGTGCAGGTATTATTACGAATGAAGCTTATGGAAATGCTCAGATAGAAAAAGTAAATACAAGTAGCTTCATAACCGCATTCCAAAATTTTAATTGTATCGTAGTACCCGGATTTCAAGGTGTTTCAGAAAAGACTCAAACCTTTACTACTCTTGGTAGAGGTGGAAGTGATTTAACTGCTGTCGTTTATGGGCATTACTTAAACGCAAAAGTTGTTGAATTTTATAAAAATGTACCAGGTGTTATGACTTCAGATCCTTTCACAAATGAAAATGTTGAGTTAATACCCTTTATGACATATGAAGAACTTCAAAATAAAATAAATGAACCAGTAGAAATAATACAAAAAAGAGCAGCAAAATTTGCTGCCCTCCACAAAGTTCCTTTGCATATACGATCCCTATATGAAGATAGAGAAGGTACAATTGTATTTCATTAA
- a CDS encoding UDP-N-acetylmuramoyl-L-alanyl-D-glutamate--2,6-diaminopimelate ligase produces the protein MDGLDYKIIGDLDVLTINRFIDHSKQIKKGDVFVSETNNRSFIEEAIQHEAIAILTSFFIQDCIVPQIIIPADMYLMKDRIAYMTYELYGKQIKTVGITGTNGKTTVATFVGQLLMQQNKSVCVIGTLGVFVNGKKIEQNFRNNTTLPFYDFIQVVKYCSDHHVEFIVLEASSQGLLDNRLGSYPIDIGVFLNIGKDHLEFHGGMVPYKKSKELLISLAKQLVVNDNDEWCRTVAQKAYLPVIRFGEKQTNDVIYSKENYTTEIVSYELIVRGKKLRVKMRNNGHYNGMNLAAAVATLLALDFPCEEIQPVKLPAGRLERIPNSRGIEVLIDYAHTPDALEACLSTIVSYAKKNVYVVFGCGGNRDKQKRKWMGEVATSYATIAIVTSDNPRNEHPEDIIADIVKDLDRRKVLIETDRREAIRLALSIGKNGDVVLIAGKGHEQEQIMNGLVVPFSDHQVVLSYFEELGGSMTKNDPVA, from the coding sequence ATGGATGGCTTAGATTATAAGATAATTGGGGATTTAGATGTTTTAACGATAAACAGATTTATTGATCATTCAAAGCAAATAAAAAAAGGAGATGTATTTGTTTCCGAAACAAATAATCGTTCGTTTATAGAAGAAGCAATTCAGCACGAAGCGATAGCGATCCTTACGTCATTTTTTATTCAAGACTGTATTGTTCCTCAGATTATCATACCAGCGGATATGTATCTTATGAAGGATAGAATCGCATATATGACATATGAATTGTATGGTAAACAAATAAAAACAGTTGGAATAACTGGAACAAATGGAAAAACTACGGTTGCTACATTTGTAGGACAATTACTAATGCAACAGAATAAATCGGTATGTGTTATTGGTACGCTAGGTGTATTTGTAAATGGTAAGAAAATAGAACAAAACTTTCGAAATAATACAACTTTACCGTTTTATGATTTTATTCAAGTAGTAAAATACTGTTCTGATCACCATGTAGAATTTATTGTATTAGAGGCCTCTTCTCAAGGTTTATTGGACAATCGATTAGGAAGTTATCCTATTGATATTGGAGTATTTTTAAATATAGGAAAAGACCATCTAGAGTTCCATGGGGGAATGGTTCCTTACAAAAAATCAAAGGAGTTACTTATTTCATTAGCAAAGCAGCTTGTTGTAAATGATAATGATGAGTGGTGTCGAACCGTAGCACAAAAAGCGTATTTACCAGTCATTCGATTTGGAGAAAAACAGACAAATGACGTTATTTATTCAAAAGAAAATTATACGACGGAAATAGTGTCATATGAGCTAATAGTAAGAGGGAAAAAATTACGAGTTAAGATGAGAAACAACGGTCATTACAATGGGATGAACTTAGCTGCAGCTGTAGCTACTTTGTTGGCTTTGGATTTTCCTTGTGAAGAAATACAGCCTGTAAAACTGCCTGCTGGGAGACTAGAACGTATTCCTAATAGCAGGGGAATAGAAGTGCTCATAGACTATGCGCATACCCCTGATGCACTAGAGGCCTGTTTATCTACAATTGTGTCTTATGCGAAAAAGAATGTTTATGTAGTGTTTGGATGTGGAGGCAATCGAGATAAGCAAAAAAGGAAATGGATGGGTGAGGTGGCAACAAGCTATGCAACAATAGCAATCGTAACATCTGACAATCCTAGAAACGAACATCCAGAAGATATCATCGCTGATATTGTGAAAGATTTAGATAGAAGGAAGGTACTTATTGAGACAGATCGTAGAGAAGCGATTAGGCTAGCTTTAAGCATCGGGAAAAACGGGGACGTTGTGTTAATTGCAGGAAAGGGACATGAGCAAGAGCAAATAATGAATGGTCTTGTAGTCCCTTTTTCTGATCATCAGGTAGTTCTTAGTTATTTTGAAGAGCTAGGTGGTTCAATGACAAAAAATGATCCTGTGGCATAA
- the rsmD gene encoding 16S rRNA (guanine(966)-N(2))-methyltransferase RsmD codes for MRVISGTRKGLPLRAVTGTNTRPTTDKVKESIFNMIGPYFDGGLAVDLFAGSGSLGIESLSRGIDTCIFIEKDQKAIQTINENLTKCRLEDTSEIYKIDASRAVKAFEKRDLKIDLLFVDPPYSKVIYYDLVKTIVEKGCMNESGMIVCEHDKMLTLEDEFGAFKLVRRENYGGTVISIYRSHVEEGN; via the coding sequence ATGAGAGTTATATCAGGAACAAGAAAAGGGCTACCTTTAAGAGCAGTGACAGGAACAAATACAAGACCTACAACAGATAAAGTGAAGGAATCCATTTTTAATATGATTGGTCCTTATTTTGATGGCGGTCTTGCTGTAGATTTGTTTGCGGGAAGTGGAAGTTTAGGTATTGAGTCATTAAGTAGAGGAATTGATACTTGTATTTTTATAGAAAAAGATCAAAAAGCAATTCAAACAATCAACGAAAATTTAACGAAGTGTCGTTTAGAGGACACAAGTGAAATTTATAAAATTGATGCATCTAGAGCTGTAAAAGCATTTGAAAAAAGAGATTTAAAAATAGACTTATTATTCGTAGATCCTCCATATAGCAAAGTTATCTATTATGACTTAGTTAAAACAATTGTAGAAAAAGGGTGCATGAACGAATCGGGGATGATCGTTTGTGAACATGATAAAATGCTTACTTTAGAAGATGAATTTGGTGCTTTTAAACTCGTAAGAAGAGAGAATTATGGTGGGACGGTCATATCGATTTATCGTAGCCATGTAGAAGAGGGGAATTAA
- a CDS encoding glycerophosphodiester phosphodiesterase, whose translation MGKKSNVALAIAAAAGAAWASTKALSKPQSRSSKEALEYGHPIILAHRGGSALAPECSLAAFEKAAKLGVHGFEIDLRLTKDEEIIVFHDEDLDRVTNFNGKVADYSLAELKKADLGYHFTDLEGSYSYRDCGEQIITLGDLLELYPQMLINMDIKDAPQTYEGSLMPSKLWRLLEEKQAFQRVVVTSFYDEQIDRFNLYAQNAVALGAGEKEVKKAYTAYSSQFKHLYHPKADVFQIPVKSNVFPLDTAGFIKFLTSLNIPVHYWTINDPVVMKKLIQNGAKGIITDRPDLAIDALKLD comes from the coding sequence ATGGGTAAAAAATCAAATGTAGCACTCGCTATTGCCGCAGCTGCTGGAGCTGCTTGGGCAAGTACAAAAGCACTTTCTAAACCACAAAGTCGGTCTTCAAAAGAAGCACTTGAATATGGGCATCCAATCATACTAGCCCATCGCGGTGGATCTGCACTGGCACCTGAATGCTCTCTTGCGGCTTTTGAAAAAGCAGCAAAATTAGGTGTCCATGGATTTGAAATTGATTTAAGGTTAACTAAAGATGAAGAAATTATTGTATTTCATGATGAAGATTTAGATAGGGTCACAAACTTTAATGGTAAAGTAGCAGATTATTCATTAGCAGAATTAAAAAAAGCAGACTTAGGATATCACTTTACCGATTTAGAAGGTTCGTACTCTTATAGAGATTGTGGGGAGCAAATTATTACATTAGGTGACCTTCTTGAACTGTATCCTCAAATGCTTATTAATATGGATATAAAAGATGCTCCTCAAACTTACGAAGGTAGCTTAATGCCTTCTAAGCTTTGGAGACTTTTAGAAGAAAAACAAGCTTTTCAGCGTGTAGTTGTCACGAGCTTTTATGACGAACAAATTGACCGTTTTAACTTATACGCACAAAATGCAGTTGCATTAGGGGCTGGGGAAAAAGAAGTCAAAAAAGCTTACACAGCATATAGTAGTCAATTTAAGCATTTATATCATCCCAAGGCTGATGTATTTCAAATTCCAGTCAAATCAAATGTTTTTCCATTAGATACTGCAGGTTTTATTAAATTCTTAACATCACTAAACATCCCTGTTCATTACTGGACAATTAATGATCCAGTGGTGATGAAAAAGCTTATCCAGAACGGCGCAAAAGGTATCATCACTGATCGACCAGACCTAGCAATCGATGCATTAAAACTCGATTAA
- a CDS encoding DUF2129 domain-containing protein: MTERQGLIVYVHHLKQAKSLRKYGHVHYISKKQKYVVLYCDQDQIETAKQKMNKLPFVKEILESYRPFLITEFENSKPDKAKEYDYKIGL, encoded by the coding sequence ATGACAGAAAGACAAGGATTAATTGTCTATGTGCATCATTTAAAACAAGCGAAATCTTTAAGAAAATACGGTCATGTCCATTATATTTCGAAAAAACAGAAATATGTTGTGTTATATTGTGATCAAGATCAGATTGAAACTGCTAAGCAAAAGATGAATAAACTTCCATTTGTTAAAGAAATTTTGGAATCCTATCGACCATTTCTTATTACAGAATTTGAAAATAGTAAACCAGACAAAGCAAAAGAATACGATTACAAAATCGGCTTATAG
- a CDS encoding YugN family protein, translated as MYFENTGIENTVIDLNLLDDLMEKQGLIRAGQWDYERVTYDKKYEIKEGTFYLRVFGFTKDGDVGAHEANITLLKPVIGKHYFPHGVEYGENEVFPNHLLKSCEQTLSAVKADLNAFEINAR; from the coding sequence ATGTATTTCGAAAACACTGGTATAGAAAACACTGTCATTGATCTTAATCTATTAGATGATCTTATGGAAAAGCAAGGTTTGATTCGCGCTGGTCAATGGGATTACGAACGTGTAACTTATGACAAAAAGTATGAAATAAAAGAAGGTACATTTTATCTTCGTGTATTTGGTTTTACTAAAGATGGTGATGTTGGGGCACACGAGGCAAATATCACTCTATTAAAACCAGTAATCGGTAAACACTACTTTCCACACGGTGTCGAGTATGGTGAAAACGAAGTATTCCCGAATCACTTGCTTAAATCATGTGAACAAACACTTTCAGCTGTTAAAGCAGATTTAAATGCATTTGAAATTAATGCGCGATAA
- a CDS encoding YlbF family regulator, whose translation MIMTNEWATIMDQSDMLCTMVLSSEQFYQYLEAHCAIYTNPNLVREINHFTKLKDQYEEVQRFGKYHPDYSTVMKDIRVTKRKLDMIDEIATLRVAENELQDLLDEVSLLIGKSVSEGVKVPVSNPFFASSNSSCGSGCGSGGSCSCSA comes from the coding sequence ATGATAATGACTAATGAATGGGCCACGATAATGGACCAGTCAGATATGCTATGTACAATGGTTCTTTCCTCTGAACAATTTTACCAATACTTAGAAGCACATTGTGCTATATATACAAATCCGAATTTAGTTCGTGAAATAAATCATTTCACGAAACTGAAAGATCAATATGAAGAGGTTCAGCGATTCGGAAAATATCATCCAGATTATTCGACAGTAATGAAGGATATTCGAGTAACAAAACGAAAACTGGATATGATAGATGAAATAGCAACCTTAAGAGTTGCTGAAAACGAATTACAAGACTTACTAGATGAAGTAAGTTTGTTAATAGGTAAATCTGTTTCAGAAGGTGTTAAAGTACCTGTAAGCAATCCATTTTTTGCATCTAGTAACTCTAGCTGTGGAAGCGGCTGTGGTTCGGGTGGTTCTTGTTCTTGCTCTGCTTAA
- the ytvI gene encoding sporulation integral membrane protein YtvI gives MFKKEYVKYALLVLFILLTAIFILPVSVPIILALLTAIIIEPVVKFTQKTFKWKRKPSVIANFIFFISILSGLLYFVITKLISQLIYTSNVIPFHLNNLTGIWIDIQNNLFKYTEGLPKEVVSSIQGKFDSTLESMKEALLDLLSYSNITALLTNIPNFLISFIVFIIALFLFMLDLEKLRAKFFYLLSEDSAEKVTFMSSSLKKVVIGFMKAQILASFIILGASLIGLLFIITPKYAIIMSIVIWIVDIIPILGSIAVLAPWAIYHYLTGDVILGTKLTVLAIILLVIRRAVEPKLMGSQMGISPLAILIAMFIGAKLFGFLGFIIGPFIVIICITAKEAGMIRLNFKI, from the coding sequence ATGTTCAAAAAAGAGTATGTAAAGTACGCATTGCTTGTTCTATTCATTTTATTAACTGCTATTTTTATTCTCCCTGTTTCGGTCCCAATTATATTAGCTCTACTTACTGCTATTATTATTGAACCAGTAGTAAAATTTACACAAAAGACATTTAAATGGAAACGGAAACCATCCGTTATTGCAAACTTTATTTTCTTTATAAGTATCCTTTCAGGACTATTATATTTCGTTATAACTAAACTTATTAGTCAGCTAATATATACGTCCAACGTAATTCCATTTCACTTAAATAACTTAACTGGAATATGGATTGATATTCAAAATAATTTATTTAAATATACCGAAGGTCTCCCGAAAGAAGTTGTCTCATCTATTCAAGGTAAGTTTGATTCTACATTAGAAAGCATGAAAGAAGCTTTACTTGATTTACTTAGTTATTCCAACATTACAGCTCTTCTAACTAATATTCCAAACTTCTTGATTAGCTTTATTGTATTTATTATTGCTCTATTTTTATTTATGCTGGATTTAGAAAAATTACGAGCAAAGTTTTTCTACTTACTATCAGAGGATTCAGCTGAAAAAGTTACTTTTATGTCTTCTAGCCTTAAAAAGGTAGTTATTGGATTTATGAAAGCACAAATTTTAGCTAGTTTCATTATTTTAGGTGCTTCCCTAATTGGATTATTATTTATTATCACACCAAAGTATGCCATAATCATGTCCATCGTCATTTGGATCGTTGACATTATCCCTATTTTAGGATCTATTGCTGTTTTAGCACCTTGGGCTATCTATCACTACTTAACAGGAGACGTCATTTTAGGTACCAAACTCACTGTTTTAGCAATTATTTTATTAGTTATCCGAAGAGCTGTGGAGCCTAAATTAATGGGATCTCAAATGGGTATTTCACCACTTGCTATACTTATTGCCATGTTCATAGGAGCTAAACTGTTTGGTTTTCTTGGCTTTATAATAGGTCCATTTATCGTCATTATTTGCATTACTGCGAAAGAAGCAGGCATGATTAGACTAAACTTTAAAATATAA